The nucleotide sequence ACAGCTCGCGGAAGTGCTGGAGCATTGTCTCAATACCCCTGGAGTGCATCTGATTGATCTGCCCATTGGCTATGCGGAAAATGAATCGGTGCTTATTGAAGAGCTAAAGCGCAAAACCTGTTTGCTGGGGTGAGCTTCCCAAAAGGGGACAGATTTTTTTTAAGGGGCCATGCGAGAAGGGCAAAAAGAGGATAAATCTGTCCTCTTTTTCTGAGCAGGTTTATCCGCTATGCTTGTGGATCAGCTGTTCGAACATCTCCACCATGCCCCGTCCCAGGGTGTAGATGGATTCCACATTGCTGTTTTCTGAGACCGTGGTATCGAAGAGGATATTCAGCTTTGCCGGAAAGGCGTCCTCGGGCTCCCAATAATTAATGAGAAAGGGCACGCCGGGAAGGGGGAGGAGGAGAAAGGATTTATCCGCATCGATTTTTCCCTGGAGATCCTCAATTTCCTCGACCTCAAAGAGATCCAGGATTTCATAAAAGACCTCGGTCTGTTCCTTGGCCAGACGGCTCATCTCCTGCTCGCAGCGACGGGCGAAAAAAGCCTCTTTTCCTCCTGAATTTTCAATATCGCTAAAGGTAATCCATTTTCCGATGGGTTGCCGTCCTTTGCTCTGAAGGAGATAATGGAGTACCGGAATATGGACCCAGTTATTCCGGTGGCACTCAGAAACCATCTCTCCTTGGCCATCAATCCAGAAATACTTGCCCAGGCATTTTACGCCCACGCTTTCATTTTTTAAGGGAAGGTCCAGCCGCCGGGCGACGTCCCGGAGGTCTTGCTGGCTCAGTTCCTGTCGCAGGGCTGCGAGATGGACTTCCTGCTCCTCACTCATAGATTTTTTTTGGACAATACCGCCGGAGAGCTCGTTGATTTTCTCCTCGCTCAGTAAGGGGCAGTCGCTGAGTTTTTTTTGGCCCTGAATCACGGCAACGGAAAAGGCCATGCAGGAGGGCAGCATGCAGCGGCGGCAGTTGGATTGGTTCAGGTGTTTATAGAGCTCCAGGGGGGTTTTGATCATCATCCATTTTCTCCTTAGATAGATAGTCTTGTCCAGATTAGAACAGAATGGAGGGGATTCGGCAATCATCCATTCCGCAGACTTTGTTCTTTTTTTGTGCTGGTGCCTAAACAAGAGGGGAGAAAAAAAACTCCCCTTGACATCATCTGGAAAAAATAGTTAGCTTGCTAAGTAAATTCATATCTCATTTATTCAAACAACAAGGTCGTCTTGCAACTTGATCCCTATGAAAGCATGGGCTTTCACTGTAACCTCACGGTAAAAGCCTTTCTCAGCGTATTGGGTGAAAAGCTCAAAGGCACTGATATCAGCCCGAGTCAATTTCTCGCGCTGGCGAACCTCACCGCCTTGGGTCCACTCTCCCAGTCTGAACTGGCTGAACGCCTGGCTATTACCGGCGCAACCACTGCCCGCCTCATCGACCGTATGGAACGGGATGAATGGGTGCGGCGGGAGCGCGCCCCGGAAGATCAGCGCGTTAAGATGATCATTCCCACAGAAAAGGCTGCTGGAACCTGGCAGGAGATCTCTGCCGCTGGTCGGGAAGTTCTTGACCAGGCCTATCAGGGGATCAGTAAAGAAGAGTTGGAGACCGTCAAGAAGGTCCTGCAAAAAATTCGCAATAACTTAGAAAGATAATTACTCGTTCCCGGAGGAGTTCCCGATGAGCCGTATCAGAGACCGTATAGAAAGAAAATTTGCCGCAGCAGCAGGTCTGTTGTATCGGCATAATATTCTCACCTTGCTCCTGCTCGCTGTGTTTGTCGGTGGGCTCCTTTCGCAGCTGCCCAAGCTCACCTTGGACACCTCCACCGAAGGTTTTCTCCACGAGCAAGACCCCGCCTTGTTGGCCTATAATGATTTCCGGGATCAGTTCGGTAATACAGAGATGGTCATTGTCGCCGTCAAAAGCAAGGACATCTTTGCGCCGGAGTTTTTGCAGAAGCTGAAGAAGATGCATGTGGAGCTGCGCGATACGGTTCCCTATCTGGATGATATTAATAGCCTGATCAATGCCCGGAATACCAGGGGAGAGGGCGACCAGCTTATCGTCGAGGATCTGCTGGAACACTGGCCAGAGACCCCGGAAGAACTGGCTGCGGTGAAGGAACGGGCTGTAACCAATCCGCTCTATAAAAATCTCCTTATCTCAGAAGAGGGAGATTTCACCGCCATTGTCTTGCAGATGCAGGCCTACTCCTCGCAGGGAGAGGAGGTTGATGATGTCCTCGCTGGTTTTACAGAGGAGAGCGACAGCACTGAGCAGAAAGAAAGGGTTTATCTTACGGATGCGGAAAACGGTGAGGTCGTTCAGGCGGTGACCCGCATTGTCGACGCCTACCGTGCTGCGGATTTTGAGATCTATGTTGCCGGTGGTCCGGTGGTGACGGATTTTCTCAAAAAGGCCATGATGAAGAACATGCGGAAATTTATGATACTGGCCATCCTGACCATTGGCATATGTCTTTTCCTGATGTTTCGTCGGGCCTCAGCGGTTTTTCTGCCGCTCTTTGTGGTTATTCTTTCTCTTCTCTCCACCTTGGGGCTGATGGCTGCCTGTGGGACACCGATAAAACTGCCCACCCAGATCCTCCCCTCCTTTCTCCTGGCTGTCGGTGTGGGTGATTCTGTCCATATCCTGGCAATTTTCTTTCACCGCCTCCGCCGTAATTCGTGGGATAAGGCAGAGGCCGTGCAATATGCCGTCGGCCATTCCGGGCTTGCTGTATTCATGACCTCATTGACCACGGCAGGCGGTCTGCTCTCCTTTTCCACCGCTGATGTCGCCCCTATTGCTGATCTGGGAATCTATGCCGCTGCCGGAGTGATGTTGGCCTTACTCTACACCCTTATTCTCTTGCCCTCACTCCTTGCTCTTATTCCTCTGAAAAAGAAAAAAGAAACGCATAAGATGAAGGGCACCTCCCGGCTTGATGGTATTTTGTCCTCAATCGGCCATTTTGCTACCGGCAATCCCAAGGCAATCCTGGCAATCACCGCCCTGATTTTTATAGTATCCATCATAGGCATTACCCGAATCAAATTCTCCCATGATATTGTCCGCTGGTATAAAAAGGACTCGTCTATTCGTATTGCCTCAGAAACCATTGATGAGGAGATGCGGGGTTCCATCGCCCTGGAGATTGTCCTGGATACAGGCAAGGTCAATGGACTGTATGACCGGGACCTTCTGCAACGCATAGATAGTTCGGTCAAGTATGTGGAGCAGGTACAGGAAGGGGAAATCTTTGCGGGCAAGGCCTGGAGTATCACCACTATTCTCAAAGAAATCCACCAGGCCCTGAATGAAAACAGAGCAGAATTCTACAAGATTCCAGATAATCCCCAGCTAATCCCCCAAGAATTTCTCCTCTTTGAAAACAGCGGTTCCGATGATTTGGAAGATGTGACGGACAGCCAGTTTTCCAAGGTCCGCTTCACCATTAAGGTACCGTTCCAGGATGCGGTAGCCTATACGGATTTTATTCAGACCATTAATGAACACTTCAGTCAGACCTTTCCTGAGCTGAAGATCACCACCACCGGGATGACGTCTATCCTTTTTCAGACCATGGCCCGGGTGATTCGCAGTATGGCCAAGAGCTACACCATTGCGCTCATCGTCATCACCGCCTTGATGATTTTGCTTATAGGTAAACTACGCACCGGCATCCTGAGCATGGTTCCCAATCTCTTCCCTATTATGTTGACGTTGGGAGTGATGGGCTGGTTCCAGGTGCCTCTGGATCTGTTTACCATGTTGGTGGGAAGTATCTCCATTGGTCTGGCAGTGGACGATACCATCCACTTCATGCATAATTTCCGTCGCTACTATGAGCATACCGGTGATGCCAAGTTGGCCGTCATGGAGACTCTGCACAGTACTGGTCGGGCCATGTTGATTACCACCTGCGTGTTATCTCTAGGCTTTTTTATTTTTATGTTTGCCAATATGAACAATCTCTTTAATTTTGGTTGGCTGACCGGTTTTACCATTATCATGGCCCTGTTGGCAGATTACTTCATTGCCCCGGCCCTGATGGTGTTGGTGAATCGACCGAAGCCAGCCGCTGTGAATGAGTAGTTTTTTTTCTGATCAGCAAGAAACTGCGTAGAATGCTGACGATCCATGTCCTTCTGTGAAAACGTTTTTCGCAGAAGGCCCCCTTTTTCCACAGCAACGTGTCCTGTCTTTTGAGGTAACGACGTATGCAGAATATCAGAGAGCGTATCGAAGAACAATTTGCTGCTGCTGCCCGCCTGTTCTATCGACATAACCTCATCACCCTGCTGTTTTTAGCTCTTTTTACCGGGGGATTACTCTCTCAGCTGCCAAAGCTTACTTTAGATACCTCGACAGAGGGCTTTCTCCACGAAAAAGATCCTGCCCTATTGGCCTATAATGATTTTCGTGATCAATTCGGTAATACTGAGATGGTCATTATTGCCATCAAAGGCAAGGATGTCTTTGCTCCCGATTTTTTGGAGAAGTTAAAAAAACTGCATGTGGAATTGCGGGATACTGTTCCCTATGTGGATGATATCAACAGCCTGATCAATGCTCGAAGCACCAGGGGAGAGGGTGACCGGCTGATTGTTGAAGACCTGCTGGAGCACTGGCCGGAAAGCCCGGAAGAATTGGCTATGGTAAAAGAGCGGGCCTTAGCCAATCCGCTCTATAAAAATTTGATCGTCTCTGAAAACGGGAGCTTCACCGGTATCGTTCTTCAGATGCAGGCCTATTCCTCTGAGGGAGAAGATGGGGCTGATGATGTACTGGCGGGCTTCACAGAGGGAACCGATGTCACTCTACAGGAGGAGCGGCCCTTTCTCACAGATGCGGAAAAAGGAGAGGTGGTTCAGGCTGTGAGCCGTATCGCCGATGCCTATCGCGCTCCAGATTTTGAGATCTATGTTGCTGGCGGGCCCGTGGTGACGGATTTTCTTAAAAAAGCCATGATAGAAAATATGCGGACGTTCATGCTCCTGGTCGGTATGGTTATCGCGACTTTTCTCTTTCTCATGTTTCGCCGGGCTTCAGCAGTGTTTCTGCCTTTATTGGTGGTTCTGACCTCACTCCTTTCCACCTTAGGGCTGATGGCGGCCTGTGGTACACCATTAAAAATGCCAACGCAGATTATGCCATCATTCCTGCTGGCCGTAGGCGTCGGAGACTCGGTTCATATCCTTGCGATTTTTTTTCATCGGCTCCGTAGTAACGGGTGGGATAAGGAAGAGGCTGTCATATATGCTGTCGGCCATTCCGGTCTTGCTGTGCTTATGACCTCAGTGACGACAGCGGGTGGTCTTCTCTCCTTTGCCTCTGCTGATATTGCTCCTATTGCGGATTTAGGTATCTATGCTGCCAGCGGAGTCATGCTGGCGCTACTGTATACCATCGTCCTTTTACCAGGTTTGCTGGCTTTGATTCCCTTAAAAAAAGGTCAGGAGAAGAAAAAACAGCGCAAGGAAAAACGGCTCGATAAGGTCTTATCTGCCTTCGGCCATTTTGCCACCCAATATCCTAAGACCATTCTGGCAGTTACGGTGTTGATCTTTCTTTTCTCCATTGTCGGCATGACCAGGATTCGATTTTCTCATTATATCGTTGGCTGGTACCCGAAAGACTCACCGATTCGTATCGCTTCGGAGACCATTGATGAGGAGATGCGTGGTTCTATCTCTCTGGAGGTTATCCTGGATACCGGTAAGGTCAACGGGCTCTATGATCCGGATCTCCTCCAGCGGATCGATAGCTCTGTGCAATATATGGAGCAACTGAAGAAGGGGGAGATATTTGCGGGCAAGGCCTGGAGCATCACCACCATCCTGAAAGAAATTCACCAGGCCCTGAATGAGAACCGGCCGGATTTCTATAAGGTACCGGATGATCCTGCGCTTATTCCTCAGGAGTTTCTCCTCTTTGAAAACAGCGGCTCAGATGATCTGGAAGACGTGACAGACAGTCAATTTTCCAAAGCCCGATTCACTGTCAAAGTGCCATATCGTGATGCAGTGGCGTATACAGATTTTCTACAGGCTGTTCAGGAACATTTTCAGCAGACTTTCCCTGAACTACAGATAACCGTCACAGGTCTGAGTTCTATAATATCTCAGACTATGGCTCGGGTTATCGACACAATGGCCAAGAGTTACCTCATTGCCTTGATTGTCATCACCGCCCTGATGATCCTGCTGATTGGGAAGCTACGGACAGGTGTTTTGAGCATGATTCCTAATCTTTTTCCTATCTGTCTGACCTTGGGTATCATGGGATGGTTTCATGTCACTATGGATCTGTTCACTATGCTGGTGGGGAGTGTCTCCATTGGCCTGGCAGTGGACGATACCATCCATTTTATGCATAACTTCCGGCGATATTATGAACAGAGCGGTGATGCCAAGCAGGCTGTTATGGACACTCTGCACAGTACAGGACGGGCCATGTTGATCACCACCTGCGTTCTTTCGCTTGGTTTTTTCATTCTTATGTTTTCTTCCATGAATAATCTGTTCAACTTTGGCTGGTTGACAGGTTTTACCCTTATTATGGCCTTGGCGGCGGATTATTTCATTGCCCCGGCCCTTATGATGCTTGTCCATCCATCGCAGCAATCCTCTAACCTTTTTTTTTCAGGAGAACTTTCATGAAACACCTTGTTTTTTCTATCCTGCTGTCCTGTTCCTTCTTCACGGCTGTTAATCCGGCCCTTGCCAAAGATGATCCCAAGGCCAGGGAAATCATGCAAAAGGTCGAAGATCGGGAGGATGGTGATAATCAGGAAAATGATATGACCATGATCCTTATTGATAAAAACGGCAGTGAGCGGGTTCGCAAGATCCATTCTTTTGCCAAAGATTTTGGTGAGGATACCCACCGAATTATGTTTTTTCTTCATCCACCGGATGTCAAAGACACCGGCTTTCTCACCTATGATTATGATGACGAGGCCAAGGACGACGATCAATGGCTTTACTTGCCTGCCCTGCGCAAGACCAAGCGCATTGCCACGGATGATAAGAGCTCCAGTTTCATGGGCTCGGACCTCAATTATGCGGACATGACCTCGCGCGACCTGGAGGACTATGACTTTACCCTGCTCAAGGAGCAGGAGGATAACGGCCATAAGGTCTGGCTGATCCAGGCTATCCCCCGCAGGCCGGAGGTGATTGATGAGACCGGCTATGAAAAGGCCATTGTCTTTGTCCGCCAGGATAATTATTACGTGGTCAAGGCCGTGCGTTGGGTGCGTGATGGCGGCTATCTCAAGTATTTTGACGTCAAGAAACTGGAGCAGATCGACGGGATATGGGTGGCGACAGAGACCCATGTGACCAAGAAAAAGGGCAAGGTGACCGAGCATAAGACTATCCTCAAGCTGGATAATGTGGTGTTCAAGGACGAGATGGACGAAGGCATCTTCACGGTGCGAAGGTTGGAGAAGGGGCTGTAGGTATGATCGTTTGAAGTTTGTATTCTGGAATATATTCATTGTAATATATAAAATAACTACATAATATAATGTATACTCTTATCGTCAGCAATCCGTTGCTAACAGAAATTTCATCCGACAGATTGACTGCATTGAACGCAAGACGGTCGTTTGCCCGTCCGCCTTGAGTTCAGCAACGTCTCACAGAACCTTACCTCCCAAGGTGAATATGATGAATTTTTCTTGCAAACTCTTTGTTTCATTTTCCTTAGTTGGACTTATCGCGCTGTCTTTTTCAGGAGGATCATCCTATATCTATACAAAGGACAGACTGAGGCAGGGAGCAGTTGACCGACTTGTTGCCATTCGTGATAACCGGGCAAAAAGTATAGAATATTATTTTAAACAAAAAGAATTCGCAGTACGTCTTTTGGCTGAAAATGAGCAAGTGATCAGGGCGGCTGAGGATTTTGCAGCCGGTTGGCGAGTTTTGGAGAAAGAACTCGCTCTCAGCGAGAATGCACGAAAAAGTATTACCAGTAGACTTTATGAGTATTACAGGAGGATAGCCAATCCTGAAAATGCTCATATCTATACCTATCAGGAAAGGAGCCTGCCCTCCTCGTCTGAGGGGAAAATCCTACAGTCAATGTACATCGGAGGAGAAGGGAAAAAAACGATTCCTTCGGTGTATGAGAAGATTCTCCAGAGCTCTTACGGTCGAGCGCACAGCATATATCATCCTGTCCTGCTGGACAGCCTGTCTCGCTTCCATTTTGAGGACCTCTTTATTATCGATGCCGAAACTGGCATTATCATCTACAGCGTAAAAAAAGAAATCGATTATGGAACGAGCCTGTTGTTGGGGCCGTATAAAAAATCCAACCTGGCAAGACTTTTTGCGCAGGTACAACGTGCCACGAAGCCTACCGTTTTTTGTGCTGATTTCGACCAGTACCCACCCTCCCCGGATCATTCGGCAGCTTTTCTTGCCTATCCAGTCTACAGGGGTGGCAAGCAACTATCTGTTTTTGCTGTTAAACTTTCAATTGATGGGCTCGACGATCTTCTGAGTGACGGCAGACAGTGGGTTGCAGCCGGTCTTGGCAGAACCGGAGAAAGCTATCTTGTTGGTCCGGATTATTATATGCGAAATAATTCAAGGTTTTTACTAGAAGATGCAGAGAGCTATTTACGGAGTATGGAAAAAACAGGTCTTGATTCCAGAGCAAAAGAGGGGATAGTACAGGGAAAAACAACCCTTCTTCATCAGCTGGTGCGTACCACCAGTGTGGCTCAAGCACTTTCTGGAAAAAGTGGGGTTGCCTTTATTAAAGACTATCGAAATATTGATGTGGTTTCCGCATTTCGTCCGATCAATATACCCATTCCGGGCTGGGTCCTTCTCGTGGAAATGGATACGGAAGAAGTCTTTCATGATTTATATACGTTTAAAATGCGTATGATTATCATCATGACGATCCTTTTCCTCCTTGTTCTTCTCTTTAGTTATTATATGGCAGATCTTTTTTCCCGCCCGGTAAAAAAAATCGTTAAGGGGATAGAACAGTTCGGTGCGACGTCTCTTGCTTACCGAATGACCTTTTCTGGTAAGGATGAATTTGCCGAGATTGCGAAGGCCTGTAACGAGACCGCAGAAAAGCTGCAAACGAAAACCGTTGCCCTGGATTATTTTGATATGGTCATCACTTCGATGACCGATATGTTATTGGTTATCAAGATTGACGATTGTTCGAAACGACCCATTATTCAGGATGCAAATCAGGCGGCCTGCAAGCTGCTTGGATATGAGAAAAACGAAATCATAGGGATGCGTTTCGAAAAAATATTCCTCAATCCGCAGGGCACGGAATTATTTGAGGCGGAGCAACTGAAAGATTTTTCCCATAGCTGCTCCGTTCGAGGGGTTGAACTCAGTTATCGTACAAAGGCGGGCAATGAACTTCCTGTTCTTTTCTCTCTCTCAACGCTCACCCCGAAAGAAGGCGGCGTGGCGAAAGGTGTTGTTGCTCTTGCTCAGGAAATCAGTGCATTAAAAAGAGCCCATCGACGGATGGAAGAGCAAATCCGCGTTCTCTCCCTTGATAGTAAGGTCGGTATGACGCTTACCCAGAAAAACAACCAGCAGGAAATGCTGCACCAGTGCTGTGTCTTGCTGGTCAGTCATCTGCATCTCTCCTTTGCCCGGGTTTGGCTGCTTGATGACAGGAAAAAGACACTGGTTATGCAGGCCAGTGCAGGTCTCTATACCAATACGGACGGAGAAGAAGCCATTAAAGGTATTTATGATCATGATCGAATAAGCGATATCGCCTTAACCGGGGATCCTCACATAAGAAATACCGTTTCAAAAAAAAGAAATATCTACGATCATGAATGGTTTATAAGAGAATATTCTCTATTTTTCGCGGGATATCCTCTAGTTATTGATGATGAAATTGTTGGTGTTATTGCCCTGTTTTCTGAGAATATTTTGTCGGAAACGGCAATTAAATCAATACAGGGGGCGATCAACGAGATTGCCTTGGGGGTACAGAAAAAAAGAACAGAGTCATCGCTTATTGCAAGTGAGAAGTTGCATAAAAAGGCCCAAAGGATAGCCAAAATAGGTCATTGGGAGATAAACATTGCTGCTGATGAGCTGACTTGGTCGGACGAACTCTTTCATATGCTTGAGATAAGCAGAAAAGATAACGATGTTTCACCTAAACTTTTTCTTCAAAAGGTCCATCCTGATGATAAGAAGTCGCTTATAAAAGAGTATAGAGTATCAGTACAAAAGAGGACGGAATTGGATCTCACCCATAGAATCCTTTTTGAGGATGGGCGGATAAAGTACCTGCATGAACGATGTCGAACAGAATACGATGAAAGCGGGACCCCCTTACGTTCCATAGGAACTACACAGGATGTCACCTCCTTGATGGAGGCGGAACTGGAAAAGGAAGAGGCTGAAAAACGGTTTCGCCAGGCCCAGAAAATGGAAGCTATTGGTACGCTGGCAGGTGGGATAGCGCATGATTTCAATAACCTTCTGAATGCAATTATCGGCTACTCTGATATCTTGCTTATGGAGTTACCCGAGAGCAGTGAAACGCATCAATATGCCCAGCAAATCAATAGCGCTGGCAACCGCGCGACACGACTTGTCAGTCAGATCCTGACCTTCAGCAGACGAACAGAAGAGGAGCGCCAGCTCATACAGATTCATTTGCTCGTTAAAGAGGTGATAAAACTCCTGAGAAGCTCCCTGCCGACCACTATTGATATTCGTCAGAATATTGACGATTGCGGTTGGGTGATGGCCGACAGTACCCAGCTTCATCAGGTCATAATGAACCTATGTACAAACGCATTTCATGCCATGCGGGAAGGAAAGGGGGTACTTGAAGTGAAACTAGAGCAGGTTGCTCTTGATCAGGATGCCCTTTTGCAGGCAGGAGCCCTTCCTGAAGGTCGGTATACCTGTTTAACGGTCAGCGATACAGGGCACGGAATAGATAAGATAACGATGGAGCGCATCTTTGAGCCCTACTTTACCACCAAAAAGAAAGGGGAAGGGACCGGGCTTGGTTTGTCCACAGTGCATGGTATTGTATTAAGTCACGGAGGAGGTCTTTCTGTGCAAAGCGAGGTCGGCCAAGGGACGACCTTTAAGGTCTTTCTGCCGATTGCCGAAGCCTACGCTGCTCTTCCCCAGGAAAAAGAAGCCGTCAGAATAATTCCGAAACCGAAACTTTCTGGACGAATTTTATTTGTTGATGATGTGGAATTCAATGTGCAACTCGGTACCAATGTCTGTCAACGGATAGGCTGCCGGGTAAAAGGGGTAACCAGCAGCCTGGAAGCGCTTGCCCTGTTTCGCAAGGCTCCGCAAGATTTCGATATTATTATTACTGACCAAACCATGCCAAATCTGACCGGTTTCGAGCTGGCTATCGAGATGATGAAAATTCGTTCGGATATTCCCATCATCATGTTAACCGGCCATAGCGATATCGTTGACGAACACAAGGCAAAGGAGGTGGGGATACGAGCCTTTCTCGCCAAGCCCTTGGATATGAAGATCCTTGCGGAAACAATCGATGAGATCATGTCCTCATAGGGACAGCGGTTGGAAAAAGGCTTGTAAGGAAGGCCCGAACACGTTGATCAGGCAAAGGGTCGTCCCACTGGCCTATCAGTCAGTCCGCAGACATTGCAGAAAGGAGAAAGATACTATGGATATTATAAAAGCAGCAGATCGTCATTTTACCGATTTTGGATGGTTAAAGACCTTTTGGCTTTTCTCGTTCTCTGATTATTATGATCCCAATAACCTGCAACTTGGCGCGTTGCGGGTTTTTAATGATGATATCGTCGAGCCGGGAACAGGGTTTGGAACCCATCCCCATGAGGAGATGGAGATTATCACCATAGTCTTGCAGGGCGAGATAACCCATGCAGACAGTATGGGGAATAAGAGCGTCATCAAGGCCGGAGATGTGCAGCGGATGTCCGCAGGGACTGGTCTGACCCACTCAGAGCATAATCTTGCCGAGGAAGGAGTCTTTTTTTATCAGATTTGGATCTTGCCGGATACAGCGGGGCTGGAACCAAGCTATGCCCAGAAGAATTATGATGCCAGTCTGTGGCAGAATACCCTGCTGCCGGTGGCCTCTGGCCAGGGGTTTCCCGGAGTCGTTTCTTTTCACACCGATGCCACCATCTATCGTTGTCAGCTAGGTCCAGGAAAGGAGGTAGGGCATAACTGCGCTGAAGGGCGTTGCGTGTTTCTCTATCTGACCGAGGGTACACTCTCGGTAAATGGGCAGATAATTTCGGCAAGAGATCAAATTCGGGGCAAAAATCCTGAGCAGCTTGCTATCAAGGGAGACGAGCTGGCTGATTTTATCCTGATTGACGTCCCAGCTCTTACTGACTAACGTGAACAAGTGAAACAGGAGAAGATAACGTTCAATAATACGAAAAACAGGGGAGACATGAAAGAAATACCTGAAGAGCAATGGCACCTGTTAGAAAAAGATAACGTTCTTTCCCGCCTGGAGAGCAATGAAGAGGAAGGGCTTGATCAGCAGGAGGTGGAACAGCGGCTGCAACGCTTTGGACCCAACGTCCTGACCACCAAGGCGGGCAAGAGCAATCTCATCCGCTTTCTCCTCCAGTTTCATCAACCCCTGATATATATCCTGATTGTTTCCGGGGTGATTACGGCCCTGCTCCAGGAATGGGTGGATTCCGGGGTGATCTTCGGAGTGGTGCTGGCTAACGGTATTATCGGCTTTATCCAGGAGTCCAAGGCTGAGAGCAGTCTTGCGGCCCTTGCTCAGACTATGGTTGCCGAGGCCACAGTGCTGCGTTCCGGGGCGAAGCAGCGGATTCCTTCAACTGAGCTGGTGCCAGGAGACGTGGTTCTGCTTACGGCAGGAGATCGGGTGCCAGCGGATATGCGCCTTCTTCATTGTCGAGACCTCCAAGTGGCAGAATCGGCCCTGACCGGCGAATCCGTCCCGGTGACCAAGAATGTTTCCCCGCTGCCTGAAGAGACCGATCTGGCAGAACGGAACAACATGGCCTATGCCTCGACTATGGTGACCTATGGACAGGCCAGCGGGATTGTTACGGCAACCGGGGATCAGACAGAGGTGGGCCGAATTTCCCAGCTGATCTCCACGGCCCAGGACCTGGCCACGCCTCTCACCCGCAAGATTGCCCAGTTCAGTCAGGTGCTTCTGTACGCCATCCTTGGACTGGCCGCCCTGACCGTGGCGGTGGGCCTGTTGCGCGGTCAGCCGCTGTTCGACCTGTTCATGGCTGCGGTTGCCCTGGCAGTGGGGGCTATTCCAGAAGGTCTACCAGCAGCAGTCACCATCACCCTGGCTATCGGCGTTTCCCGGATGGCGAAGCGACAGGCCATTATCCGTAAACTGCCTGCGGTGGAAACTTTGGGCAGCACCACGGTGATCTGTTCGGATAAGACCGGCACCCTGACCGAGAACCAGATGACCGTACAGGCCATCCTTGCCGGACAGGAGGAGTACGAGGTCAGTG is from Candidatus Electrothrix sp. GW3-4 and encodes:
- a CDS encoding ATP-binding protein; translated protein: MMNFSCKLFVSFSLVGLIALSFSGGSSYIYTKDRLRQGAVDRLVAIRDNRAKSIEYYFKQKEFAVRLLAENEQVIRAAEDFAAGWRVLEKELALSENARKSITSRLYEYYRRIANPENAHIYTYQERSLPSSSEGKILQSMYIGGEGKKTIPSVYEKILQSSYGRAHSIYHPVLLDSLSRFHFEDLFIIDAETGIIIYSVKKEIDYGTSLLLGPYKKSNLARLFAQVQRATKPTVFCADFDQYPPSPDHSAAFLAYPVYRGGKQLSVFAVKLSIDGLDDLLSDGRQWVAAGLGRTGESYLVGPDYYMRNNSRFLLEDAESYLRSMEKTGLDSRAKEGIVQGKTTLLHQLVRTTSVAQALSGKSGVAFIKDYRNIDVVSAFRPINIPIPGWVLLVEMDTEEVFHDLYTFKMRMIIIMTILFLLVLLFSYYMADLFSRPVKKIVKGIEQFGATSLAYRMTFSGKDEFAEIAKACNETAEKLQTKTVALDYFDMVITSMTDMLLVIKIDDCSKRPIIQDANQAACKLLGYEKNEIIGMRFEKIFLNPQGTELFEAEQLKDFSHSCSVRGVELSYRTKAGNELPVLFSLSTLTPKEGGVAKGVVALAQEISALKRAHRRMEEQIRVLSLDSKVGMTLTQKNNQQEMLHQCCVLLVSHLHLSFARVWLLDDRKKTLVMQASAGLYTNTDGEEAIKGIYDHDRISDIALTGDPHIRNTVSKKRNIYDHEWFIREYSLFFAGYPLVIDDEIVGVIALFSENILSETAIKSIQGAINEIALGVQKKRTESSLIASEKLHKKAQRIAKIGHWEINIAADELTWSDELFHMLEISRKDNDVSPKLFLQKVHPDDKKSLIKEYRVSVQKRTELDLTHRILFEDGRIKYLHERCRTEYDESGTPLRSIGTTQDVTSLMEAELEKEEAEKRFRQAQKMEAIGTLAGGIAHDFNNLLNAIIGYSDILLMELPESSETHQYAQQINSAGNRATRLVSQILTFSRRTEEERQLIQIHLLVKEVIKLLRSSLPTTIDIRQNIDDCGWVMADSTQLHQVIMNLCTNAFHAMREGKGVLEVKLEQVALDQDALLQAGALPEGRYTCLTVSDTGHGIDKITMERIFEPYFTTKKKGEGTGLGLSTVHGIVLSHGGGLSVQSEVGQGTTFKVFLPIAEAYAALPQEKEAVRIIPKPKLSGRILFVDDVEFNVQLGTNVCQRIGCRVKGVTSSLEALALFRKAPQDFDIIITDQTMPNLTGFELAIEMMKIRSDIPIIMLTGHSDIVDEHKAKEVGIRAFLAKPLDMKILAETIDEIMSS
- a CDS encoding pirin family protein; translated protein: MDIIKAADRHFTDFGWLKTFWLFSFSDYYDPNNLQLGALRVFNDDIVEPGTGFGTHPHEEMEIITIVLQGEITHADSMGNKSVIKAGDVQRMSAGTGLTHSEHNLAEEGVFFYQIWILPDTAGLEPSYAQKNYDASLWQNTLLPVASGQGFPGVVSFHTDATIYRCQLGPGKEVGHNCAEGRCVFLYLTEGTLSVNGQIISARDQIRGKNPEQLAIKGDELADFILIDVPALTD